tcaatatttttaagcgttacaaacttgggactaaacttagtttgcCTTGATATACCTTGGAgtctttattattcaaattgatttattgTATTCCTCGATGACTAGAGCATCGTGGTCAAGCTCGATAAATTAAGTCTTTGTATTTGCCAGTGAAAATCAAGCTACCGaagtttaattttacaataattgtgAACTTGTGTTTCAGAACTGGCGTTGTAACCGTTCAATATGGCGTTGTTAATATCTCTAACACTCCGTGTTTGAAATCAGTAGTTGAAATATGCCACATAATAATCCACGAACATTTTGACCCAGAGAGAAAGGCAAATGATATTGGATTAATAAAAGTgagttgattttaatttttttttatacatagctAGACGTAATTTCGAAAAAGATATACAGGACAGGGTAAATCGAACTGTgttagttataattattttggcaCAGCGAataatttattcgaattttattACTTTCCTATCTTGGTTACTTATATCTAGCTCAACTTGTTAGATATACTAGATATGAGCAACCAGCTACATTACCGAAACAAGACGAACCAGTAAGTCTGATGCTGTTTTTCTATTAGTACATCAGAAgtcattattttttcaagtcATTCAGTCCAGTATCTAAAGGCTTCAAAAATGTTGTATACGAATATGTTCACTCAGTACTTGTCGGAAGGCACAAAATTATGTAGGCGACCtaaaatatcattatatataatttttgacgtGTTCTGTTTCCTGTTCCTCTGTACCCTGCTCTGTTCGTACTGTGTCacaagttttttatgtttttagtactatttttattttgttcttgtAGTTAGCCACACCTATTAGATTTACTAAATATGTGCGTCCAGCGAAATTACCTGAACAAGACGAACCAGTAATGGCAAATGCAAAAGCAGTGCTGGCTGGGTGGGGTCGTATTAgtgtatgtataatttttgagaatgtTCCCAACTTTAGTATAAAATCTTAatgatcattattattatagactTTTGGTCCAGTATCTAAGAGATTgcaaaaagtttgtttaaaaatttggtcCCTTGAATCTTGTCGACGAGCACATTCAGATGCTGTCCACGACACGAATTTATGCGCTGGTGTACCACAAGGGGGGAAAGGACAGTGCAGCGTAAGCAGAAAATCTATTTTAAcataagacaaaaaattttttaattgatggaAAGTGAATAGAATTTTAAaggattaatttaattttttggattttcctAGCTTAAATATTCAAAgggaaaaatatgttttagacTCTAAAAATAGAAGCCTTTCATTTAATGAGTTCTTCAACGTTAGTTGAAAGTAGCAATATATGCTGTTAAAACGAGAGTGTTTTTGAGAGTTTAATTTATCGTTTGTTGAAACTGGGCTAAGTGTTTCTAGGACATACTGTAAACTTATATGTTTTGATTTGTATTGTAGGGTGACTCTGGCGGACCATTGATTGTGGATGGGAAAGTCGTAGGACTTGTATCCTGGTCTGTAAAACCATGTGCCCGTGCAGGATATCCGGGTGTATTCACACGAGTAGCAAGTTATAGAGACTGGATTCATTGtaagacaaaagtttaaaattgttaCGTGAATTTGggtattgttatatttatagaaggggctataatttttatgtttttatttaaaaaattgaatccatcattttcaaataatcataACTCCACTctctacaatttttgaatttagttctaaaacatatttttttccacaaaactCGCCTTCcctgtaaaatatatgtttttaaaataaaatttgaagattgGAAAAAGTGGAGGTATAACATTTCAAGATGACTGATTCAAttggatttattttaataagattttgtattaaaaattagaatgtATTAATTTACTGTGGAACAATAAATCTTAAACATTGAATGTTATTTCCCTTCAATTAGcttttttcctctgaagattaaaaaaagatcctctagatggcaggatatatttgtacccctCCCCCCTggtgttgccatctagcggatcttttttttaatcttctgagTAAAAAGACTAAtcaaagcattatattttttaaacattatcatattgtCATTGAATCCGtgcatacaataattaataattccaggctTTTTTCTCTGAAGATTAGGGGGGGGAAGACTGGGGGGGGGGGTAAAAATATATtctgccatctagaggatctttttttaatcttcagaggaaaaaggctaattgagaattgaaaattgtacATGTTGCTGAGTTAGTAAGGAGTAATGACATTTTTCGTCACTACGTTTCTTTAAGCAAAGTGAAATGACATTAAAAACCAATTATGAATGTACAAAATACACACATATGCTATTAATTacagacatttttttaattgattatgaACATAACAATTAATCTAAGAATCCCTAGTAAAATATACCTTCTTCCaatatcttttttataagtGATGCAGTTGATAACAACCTGATGTTAGTTCTTTGTAGTGTAAGTAACTGAAATTCGCTAAAAGATATTCCTTTTTGAGAACTTTTAGTTGTTCCATAAACTGATTTGGCTGACGCATTCTTCTAATTGTTACATCAACAGCCACTCAACTCAACAAAATGTTACTCTAGTACAACACTATAACTAAAATAGAAGTGGAAGCTACCCCCAATTTCATTTCCTGGATATTATCGTATGAAGTTggtactataaaaatatatataataaactaaCTTCTTGACGATACCCATAAAGTTGCTGTTTCGTATGTATACAGATTTGCTATTTGGTTATTTAAAACcttttatattttccaaaaatcacggaaaactaaaattttaaacgcaaaacaaaaaatatgaagaGTGGTTACACTGTTCTTCTTTAACACGATtacaataatttgtaatttattgtaGAAATTAGCTTAAATATTAGTCACTCCTTGAAAAACTGTGTCAAAATGAGACTTTGTTTGGAGTATTTTGGACATCTGCCCCAAAGTTCAACATTTCGGTACAAAACTTTGTAGACAACACTTCATAGCATTAAGTATACGAAAGTTTTCTTGAATTTATTAGCAATTCTTAGGAAATTCACTATACCGCTTTCTTGTATATACGTATAGTTATTTGaattatgactaatttacacTTGTTTAGTACTTATCCTTTAGATAAGTGATAAGTGCAACTGCTTTTTAACCTATTTGGTGACAAGTGAAATTGcttattaacaaaaatgtattttggaCATGACATACGTTTGCAAGGGATCCCCTTAACAAACAATCAAAAGCACACATGTATTCACTTATGACTTGCACCAAAAAAACTTACGATGATTGTTAACAAGTTTACATGATCTACACGCGATAAGTGCTTTAAAAGGTGAAGGGAgtcacttgtattaatacaaaGTACCTACACTAAATATTACAGAAGCGTTATCTATATGCACTTTTGACCAGATAGAAACAAAAAaggttaataaaatttgtatattaaagttTGAAggataatgaaaacaaataagtaCGAATATTCATGTCTAGATCtttatgaaacatattttattaagattCTAAAACAGATTACAGTTTAAACGAGGTGTTTTCAAATAGgttggtatttaatttttacagtgtgTAACAGTGACCGCTGTTAGtaatatattgtattaaaatacttaaaaaaaaaaattttcgcatTGATATTCTccaatttattataccatgcatattggTAATatgaaaggtatactaagtttagtcccaagtttgtaacgcttaaaaatattgatgctacgattgattgtatagtatgtgttatttggggatatcagttacgtatgtgtgacatgtatgtatgtgtaatgtgacagagtaatcaacaatgtctatgcatggtatttcaacatttaactcagtcaattgtttgttttcacttgttataaatatgattttgataTGTAATAATTATCTGTCAAGTGAGtcggaaaatttttgattgcgtCTATAACCTTCAAATTGACGTATATCCATTTTTATTCCAGCATGAAGATAATCGACAAACAAGTGGAAATCGTCAATTTTCTTTGAGCATTggcttttgttttaaagtttgatATAACTTATGCCAGCTTTTATTCTATTAGCCTGTCTGTTTAGCATTAAAATAGCGTTTCTTAAACACTCTGTAAGTATAGTTTTTCTATGTAGAGTAAGAGGTGTATTGTAAGATTgatgttaataatatattatttgaacaaaaaaataataataatataatgtttttactaGATTATGTAAGGAATAAAATCACGCAAGTAATTtatcattacaaaaatatattattttaattggatttcaaattatttttattgtttaataaagtcatattatatggttttttttttcgtagcgcctttaattattattatttttataattatacaagtatttaacaacaaattggaatttttaataaaaaaatatcgattttatcttcaaaaaattCGCAGCGCatgagctgcgttagctaagcgaattccctctaaagacattgaaaaaatatcacatttatgataatttttgaaaaattaaaaaattcaatactgcatttttaatttgaattttgagaatTAAGCGTCTAATGAAAAAATCACAGTAgtactttttttgcttaaaactgatttaaaatattataatattttatatttaaaaaaaattcaaaatttgtactttgcacacgaaaaaattatcttcaaagctaagttttgataaattattatgtcGAAATATGAGAATTCTCATTACTGACATTATACAGCGTCAATTTCAAAGAACTACAGCTCATTTGACTGTAAGTTGTCATCTTGTTCTGATGTTTCGAATCACacaattttggtttttatatcTTCAGGCatgttctttatattttatattaattgtaattagtGTAAAACAGACTTCGAAATGACTAATTATACACACTTATAATTGACTATACAGAAATGATAACTAACttatgagtaaattttttattattatttatttaggtttAAACTCTCATAAGAAAATGTTGACgaaaaacgatataaaatatttattaaatttaataattttaaaggctcatggtgaaaaatttaaacaaatagatttaaaaaagtattttgtactAATAGCTATggcatatacaattttttttatatgggttcattttccattttctgAAGTTTTCTTTATGCTTCAAAATCTTCTCACTTTTTTGACATTATGTgggaatttattttacattaattttaatcataattatatcattaaattttttaataaaatgaattattttattaaaaaaaatcaactaagtaaaaaaaattgttggcattttaaagtaatttatttaattattgtatatataattattatttatgcgtATATGATAGTGATTTTAATAACCGAAAACCGTACAATTTATCCAAGAAGTATGATTTGTTTTCGAGTTATTtcgaatacatttttatatattgtatatatagcACGATGTTTATATTATCTAATACATTTACGTTTGcaatttatttatgtgaattataaattaaaaaatataataaaacataaaaataatacgaTTAAGGATTTTAAAATTGCATCTAAATTGAATAATAACGTTTCTAATGAaggtaaaataatcaaatttttaaagtagcattaattttgtttttgttgaaagtaaaattttaaaagaatataggCCAtgcactataaaaaaattaaatttcttcaaatcaaataaaatattttgtactacGTATTCAAAATTGGCGTAGTCTttcgattaattattatttttttgaatttttattcttgTCATAATTTTTTGACCTAGATTACATatgattttttaagaataaatttaatgaaaaaaatgtcaaagtaaACAAGGTCCAAAAACAAGCAATTTCTGTTCCAATTGATAGAAGAAATTAGTTTGTagagaagaaatttttattgacaatttgttgtttgaaaaagtacagATGTATACTAAAATGAGTCGTATATTTagatataaagaaaagcggAAAATTAAAGTATGCCACATTTCAGTTTAGGCTTTATGTTGACTCTTATTACtgatttgaaaataagtttttccgaACACTCTTCTTTAAGCACCCTTGTCTTTGTTTACTCGAACATTTACATATGTTTTAATCCAAATGGCTAGAACCTCTCCGAAAAGCATTTATAGCCAActccaataattttcatttaacctTACGCCGCTTATACTATCGATAAAAGACGCACAACTAAAAGAAAACTAATTAGTTTTATCGTATTTTACGGTAAGATATTACTATACTAGTCAAAAGTCGATGTATATCAAATGCTCggtcgttaaaaaaaaattaaaaaaatttttaatcgtaatCTTTCGAAGCAATGATAATTATTGGAGTGAACTAGAAGTGTTTTTTGAAGGGATTCTAATATAACAATTGATTCAAATTGCTTACATAGTTCCCACCCTTTTTGGGTCTAGGGACttgtctatattttttaatcaattaaatcatttttagtgCGCcagttaaataaattacatttttcgcTATCGAAGACCGTCTACCTATTGAATAAAACTTACGGCTACTTAATATTACAAGCATTTGTTTATTGGtttatgttattgataataaaggCTAatgatttaatcaaatttatattaaaagataaaagtGTCAGTGgagtaaaatcatttataattggAACGAGCCTTACAACAAGTATTGATTTGGTATGTAAGAAATTGTATAGCTATGGGACACTTGAACCAGAtcagtttgaaaataatttggagaatttattcaaaataaagttttccaATATGGATACTTTACGTGCATTTCTAAAttctgcatttttttttttttgatttcgacTAAAGTCAGGTATTTGTTTATACTCTTTTAAGAATGGGAATAAACAAACATTAGTAAGCTTgcgttttatgttttttattaattttttatattttgttatttgggTATGGATTTAgcgaataatcaaaattgaacaaTCGCTGAGAAGAGTAAAAgatttcaatttctttattgatgatttaatatttataatatagtccaaaataaatttttaattctttctttAATTCTTCGTAAATTTGCTTGATGttttatgccaaaattttttttaaattttgctaatTTCACTCTGCAGGGTTTAATGGTTGTGTTAATTGGATACTGTGGTTCCGTTGTAAATACAGGAAATAATATACAATCAATAATACAAGATTTACGAGTAAAtaattacaagttaaaaaataatgatatttt
The Chrysoperla carnea chromosome 4, inChrCarn1.1, whole genome shotgun sequence genome window above contains:
- the LOC123298441 gene encoding trypsin-7-like is translated as MHPCKSCVVGGEDAQMGDIPFVVSLRNEAGEHQCGGVLISADWVLTAAHCIHKTGVVTVQYGVVNISNTPCLKSVVEICHIIIHEHFDPERKANDIGLIKLATPIRFTKYVRPAKLPEQDEPVMANAKAVLAGWGRISTFGPVSKRLQKVCLKIWSLESCRRAHSDAVHDTNLCAGVPQGGKGQCSGDSGGPLIVDGKVVGLVSWSVKPCARAGYPGVFTRVASYRDWIHCKTKV